The following coding sequences are from one Rhodobiaceae bacterium window:
- the caiD gene encoding carnitinyl-CoA dehydratase, with translation MSTSNHSDVPGAAPTGTDAIKTERHGDHLLIIRIDRPHRRNAFDGATARAMEDAIDVYEANDELRCAIIAGSDEAFSSGQDLIAAAHGDMGVSKKRGGFGIMAKPPEKPIIAAVEGHALAGGLELCLSCDLIVSSKTATMGIPEAARSLVAVGGGLFRLPKRIPYHLAMELALTGKAWPATKMAELGLVNVLSEPGEALKDAISLAEQVLSAGPLAVKASKQIVRKAYEWDDEDAWAEQMTFARPVMKSEDMREGLKAFAEKRPPVWKGK, from the coding sequence GTGTCAACCAGTAATCACTCAGATGTTCCGGGCGCGGCGCCGACGGGGACAGACGCAATTAAGACCGAAAGACATGGGGACCATCTTCTCATTATTCGGATAGACCGACCTCACCGCCGGAATGCCTTTGATGGTGCGACTGCACGGGCAATGGAAGATGCGATCGATGTTTATGAAGCGAATGATGAGTTGAGGTGCGCAATCATTGCGGGCTCCGATGAAGCATTCAGTTCTGGTCAGGACTTGATTGCGGCGGCGCATGGCGACATGGGCGTTTCGAAGAAAAGAGGGGGCTTCGGTATAATGGCCAAGCCGCCTGAGAAGCCCATTATTGCAGCAGTTGAGGGGCATGCGCTTGCGGGTGGATTGGAGCTTTGTCTCTCATGCGATCTCATCGTGTCATCCAAGACTGCGACGATGGGGATTCCCGAAGCGGCTCGTTCTCTGGTGGCCGTGGGCGGTGGCTTGTTTCGCCTGCCGAAACGAATTCCCTATCACTTGGCGATGGAGCTTGCTCTCACCGGTAAGGCTTGGCCAGCAACCAAAATGGCAGAGCTTGGCTTGGTGAATGTGCTTTCAGAGCCAGGAGAAGCACTGAAGGATGCCATCTCACTTGCTGAGCAAGTGCTGTCAGCCGGACCGCTTGCCGTGAAGGCGAGCAAGCAAATCGTTCGCAAAGCATATGAATGGGACGATGAGGACGCATGGGCTGAACAGATGACATTTGCACGGCCTGTTATGAAATCTGAAGACATGCGTGAAGGCCTGAAGGCGTTTGCCGAGAAACGACCACCTGTCTGGAAAGGGAAATAA
- the fabG2 gene encoding putative oxidoreductase, which yields MLTKPTLKSELLAGQVAIVTGGSRGIGGATSEMLASNGAHVVIADVDQKAAHEACTSINESFGEERASAFVGDLVSEGVCDQLVSTTIEQRGRLDIVVNNAGYAWDGGIHSMSDEQFQAMLDIHLIVPFRLARACAPVFRAAAKAEDESGSQSYRKFIMVSSLAGQWGLAGAGNYASAKAGMLGLMRTLAQEWGRSRVNCNAVTFGVIQTRFGLPQSESEVIETGGRKIHVGMPHKQAERLGVKVDPDHVPTNEEIYAPKPIPGTVLGRSGSINEAADGIFFLASPLSNYVTGQVLSVNGGARGGMS from the coding sequence GTGCTTACCAAACCTACATTGAAGAGCGAGCTTCTCGCTGGACAGGTTGCGATTGTTACGGGCGGTAGCCGCGGGATCGGTGGTGCTACGTCTGAGATGCTTGCGTCGAACGGAGCTCACGTGGTTATCGCGGACGTAGATCAGAAGGCTGCACATGAAGCTTGCACTTCGATCAATGAATCGTTTGGTGAGGAGCGCGCCAGTGCTTTCGTTGGAGACCTGGTTTCTGAAGGGGTATGTGATCAGCTCGTCTCAACAACGATTGAGCAGCGGGGACGGTTGGACATTGTCGTGAACAATGCCGGGTATGCCTGGGATGGGGGCATTCACAGCATGTCTGACGAGCAGTTTCAGGCCATGCTGGATATTCACCTCATTGTTCCTTTTCGATTGGCCCGTGCTTGCGCACCTGTCTTCCGTGCCGCAGCAAAAGCAGAAGATGAAAGCGGCAGCCAGTCTTATAGAAAGTTCATAATGGTGTCTTCGCTGGCGGGCCAGTGGGGGTTGGCGGGAGCCGGCAACTACGCGTCGGCAAAAGCAGGCATGTTGGGGCTGATGCGAACACTTGCTCAGGAATGGGGGCGCTCGCGGGTGAACTGCAATGCGGTCACGTTTGGCGTGATCCAGACCCGGTTTGGGTTGCCTCAGTCGGAAAGTGAAGTCATTGAGACCGGCGGACGGAAAATTCACGTTGGCATGCCCCACAAACAGGCAGAACGTCTTGGCGTGAAAGTCGACCCGGATCATGTGCCGACAAATGAAGAAATCTATGCGCCAAAACCAATTCCAGGAACGGTTCTGGGCCGCAGCGGTTCGATCAATGAGGCTGCAGATGGGATCTTCTTTCTCGCTTCCCCATTGTCCAACTACGTCACTGGTCAGGTTCTGAGTGTCAATGGCGGCGCGCGCGGCGGCATGTCCTAG
- the fabG gene encoding 3-oxoacyl-[acyl-carrier-protein] reductase FabG — MSEAQKNILDLTGRVALVTGAGQGVGAETARYLAAQGAKVVVNDFVGERAEAIADEINGNGGVALGLQADVTDFASVQTMIDTASSEFGAVDVLVNNAGNAGADPRALSGRPFWESDPKEWDAFLKVNLYGVMNCCRAAIPGMIEAGKGGRLISIISDAGRVGEGGLETYSGAKAGAAGFMRGLARSLGRFDITSNCVAIATTNTPAVRAMTQNEDLMKKVLRNYIIRRVGEPSDVAAMVTFLASNSASWTTGQTYPVNGGFSVNQ, encoded by the coding sequence ATGTCTGAGGCACAGAAGAACATTCTAGATTTGACGGGCCGTGTTGCGCTGGTAACCGGCGCAGGACAAGGCGTCGGGGCGGAGACGGCGCGATACCTCGCGGCGCAAGGTGCAAAGGTTGTTGTCAATGATTTCGTTGGCGAGCGTGCAGAGGCCATTGCGGATGAAATCAATGGAAATGGTGGGGTGGCGTTGGGACTGCAGGCCGATGTCACCGATTTCGCATCCGTCCAGACGATGATCGACACGGCCTCAAGTGAATTTGGGGCTGTCGATGTCCTGGTGAACAATGCCGGGAATGCAGGTGCTGATCCGCGTGCACTCTCCGGCCGCCCATTCTGGGAAAGTGATCCCAAGGAATGGGATGCATTCTTGAAGGTGAACCTCTATGGCGTGATGAACTGTTGTCGTGCGGCTATTCCCGGAATGATTGAAGCGGGAAAAGGCGGGCGCCTAATCTCGATTATCAGTGACGCCGGACGTGTTGGCGAAGGTGGCCTGGAAACCTACTCCGGCGCGAAAGCAGGTGCTGCTGGCTTTATGCGTGGTCTTGCCCGCAGTCTTGGCCGTTTCGACATCACATCAAATTGTGTGGCAATCGCGACCACGAATACGCCCGCAGTAAGGGCCATGACGCAGAACGAAGACTTGATGAAAAAGGTGCTTCGCAACTACATCATTCGTCGGGTGGGTGAGCCTAGTGATGTTGCTGCCATGGTTACATTTCTCGCATCGAACTCGGCCAGTTGGACGACGGGTCAAACATATCCGGTCAATGGAGGCTTCAGTGTCAACCAGTAA
- the lcfB gene encoding long-chain-fatty-acid--CoA ligase has translation MGSPEFWADRTPDAVAVIKGDRQLTYAQWDEMSNKVAERLFDLGLRPGDRLGMRFRIDFPWFVVQRALQKLDVAQVAVNWKLTPDEVLHILKDSGAKGLACDDADAALLGDLDCGLLITVGQKKGTDGHRLEELLETEKFTPRFGPLRPSMVLYTSGTTGAPKGVPPVDLASVDFDRLLKYGAAVGEVPPVPSEGVVLMTLPVHHGAGPASATAACARGGTAILLDPYDPEEALQLIEKHNVQVWTSVPTMLLRIQSLPEEVVARHDLSSIHALNVGAAAVPFSLKTWIIDKIGPVLWEAYGCSEAGMISFMAPEDQLRKPGSSGRAYEGVEIEIANDDWSRLGTNETGEIIVNTPVVLKNYLGREALGEETVKDGFYRTGDVGHLDEDGYLFITDRIKDMIVAGGVNIYPAEIEKAMVEHPDIEDCAVIGIPHEEFGEKPLAFLVARKGAAIDVEDISAFLDGRLASFKKPREYEIVSSLPMSPMGKVLKNELRKPYWEGRERNV, from the coding sequence ATGGGTAGCCCAGAATTCTGGGCAGATAGAACACCCGACGCGGTCGCGGTTATCAAAGGTGATCGCCAGCTGACATATGCCCAGTGGGATGAGATGTCGAACAAGGTTGCAGAGCGCCTGTTTGATCTCGGGCTTCGGCCGGGAGACCGGTTGGGGATGCGATTCCGGATCGATTTTCCTTGGTTTGTAGTTCAGCGTGCGCTCCAGAAGCTGGATGTTGCTCAAGTGGCTGTGAACTGGAAACTCACGCCTGATGAAGTTCTCCATATCCTCAAAGACAGCGGTGCTAAGGGGCTCGCATGTGACGACGCTGATGCTGCGTTGTTGGGTGATCTTGATTGCGGACTTCTGATAACCGTCGGACAAAAGAAGGGAACGGATGGACATCGGCTGGAAGAGCTTCTCGAAACAGAGAAGTTCACACCGAGGTTCGGGCCGCTTCGTCCGAGCATGGTGCTCTACACATCCGGTACAACAGGCGCTCCTAAGGGCGTTCCTCCAGTTGACCTGGCCTCCGTTGATTTCGATAGACTCTTGAAATATGGCGCGGCTGTTGGCGAAGTTCCGCCAGTGCCGAGCGAGGGTGTGGTGTTGATGACTTTGCCTGTACACCACGGTGCTGGTCCGGCCTCCGCTACGGCAGCGTGCGCGCGCGGAGGAACGGCAATCCTGCTAGACCCATATGATCCTGAGGAAGCTCTTCAGCTGATCGAGAAACATAACGTACAGGTCTGGACCAGTGTTCCAACTATGTTGTTGCGGATCCAATCCCTGCCGGAAGAAGTCGTGGCGCGGCACGATCTCTCATCCATCCACGCACTCAACGTTGGTGCGGCGGCGGTGCCATTTTCACTAAAGACATGGATCATCGATAAGATCGGCCCGGTTCTCTGGGAAGCATATGGCTGCAGCGAAGCGGGAATGATCTCGTTTATGGCGCCTGAAGACCAACTGCGAAAACCGGGCAGCAGTGGCAGGGCCTATGAGGGTGTCGAGATAGAAATTGCGAATGACGACTGGTCTCGGCTCGGGACGAACGAGACTGGTGAGATCATTGTAAACACACCGGTTGTTTTGAAGAACTACCTGGGGAGAGAGGCGCTGGGTGAGGAAACCGTCAAGGACGGTTTCTATCGGACCGGTGATGTCGGCCATTTGGACGAGGATGGATATCTATTCATCACCGATCGCATCAAAGACATGATTGTCGCTGGTGGTGTGAATATTTACCCCGCTGAAATCGAGAAAGCGATGGTCGAACACCCTGACATTGAAGATTGCGCTGTCATTGGTATTCCGCATGAGGAATTCGGCGAAAAACCACTTGCTTTCCTCGTTGCTCGAAAAGGCGCGGCGATCGACGTGGAGGATATCTCGGCATTCCTCGACGGACGTCTCGCTTCTTTCAAGAAGCCGCGCGAATACGAAATTGTTTCCTCCTTGCCGATGAGTCCGATGGGGAAAGTTCTGAAGAACGAACTACGAAAACCGTATTGGGAAGGAAGAGAGCGCAATGTCTGA
- a CDS encoding permease family protein, with amino-acid sequence MIKKRKHGEEQPYWPLGPFKVRLPLVHYRLELVEAIQALIIFVVALGMIPLLERYLGLPYDVALAYVFVSALGFLLPSLLGVPMVPGWITPAIPVVLLFLSNFEPGPDAIKAMIALQLIVTLIFFILGVTRLGSKLVEIIPQSMKAGILMGAGIAAFTGEIAEGGRLAATPISLVIGFVITAYMLFSQSFLRMTETNRWARALSSYGMVPGAIAAMAIGWSLGEYPLPEIEYGFTQPAFAEMWHYLPFSIGMPNANMFLLAVPTAVIAYIIAFGDIIVGKSVLARVDHLRPDEDIDVNVDRIHLVTGIRNLIHSFFAPFPGLAGPLFTGVMVTMAERYRYGRRAMDSIYSGAGTFYFVLLLALFALPLVTLFKPVLPIALSVTLLVTGYLCISVAADEMKNNTQMGVAGTMGVVLATYGAAWGLVAGLVLYFLLEWRAGSNEEPAEAEPQTQGAADLASHQDRVD; translated from the coding sequence GTGATAAAAAAGAGAAAACACGGAGAAGAACAGCCTTATTGGCCTTTGGGTCCGTTCAAGGTGCGGTTACCGCTTGTCCATTATCGTTTGGAACTGGTCGAGGCGATCCAGGCTTTAATCATTTTTGTGGTGGCGCTCGGAATGATACCGCTTCTCGAACGCTATCTCGGGCTGCCTTATGATGTTGCTTTGGCTTACGTATTCGTGAGCGCGCTTGGTTTCTTGCTGCCAAGTCTTCTGGGCGTTCCCATGGTGCCAGGGTGGATCACGCCCGCTATCCCGGTCGTGCTTCTGTTTCTAAGCAATTTTGAACCGGGCCCTGACGCAATAAAAGCAATGATTGCCTTGCAACTGATCGTGACTCTCATCTTTTTCATCTTAGGCGTTACGCGCCTGGGATCAAAGCTGGTGGAAATCATCCCACAGTCGATGAAAGCCGGTATTTTGATGGGCGCTGGCATCGCCGCGTTCACCGGCGAAATCGCCGAAGGCGGCCGGCTTGCTGCCACGCCAATATCGCTCGTGATCGGCTTTGTCATCACGGCCTATATGTTGTTTTCACAGTCCTTCCTTCGCATGACCGAAACAAACCGATGGGCCAGAGCCTTGTCCAGCTATGGCATGGTGCCGGGTGCGATCGCAGCAATGGCGATCGGTTGGTCGCTCGGCGAGTATCCATTGCCTGAGATCGAGTATGGTTTCACACAACCCGCCTTTGCTGAGATGTGGCATTATCTGCCATTCAGCATAGGTATGCCAAACGCCAATATGTTCTTGCTCGCTGTGCCGACGGCCGTGATCGCTTACATCATTGCGTTTGGAGATATCATTGTTGGAAAGAGTGTTCTGGCGCGCGTCGACCATTTACGCCCTGATGAAGACATTGATGTAAATGTTGACCGTATTCACTTGGTGACCGGTATTCGCAACTTGATCCATAGCTTCTTCGCGCCTTTCCCTGGGCTCGCAGGGCCGTTGTTCACGGGTGTTATGGTCACGATGGCCGAGCGTTATCGGTACGGACGCCGAGCAATGGACTCCATTTATAGTGGCGCGGGAACATTCTATTTTGTCCTGTTATTGGCCCTGTTCGCTTTGCCTCTCGTGACCTTATTCAAGCCAGTCTTACCAATCGCATTGTCGGTTACCCTGCTGGTGACCGGTTACCTTTGCATCAGCGTTGCCGCCGATGAAATGAAAAACAATACGCAAATGGGTGTCGCAGGTACAATGGGCGTCGTCCTTGCGACATACGGAGCCGCATGGGGACTGGTCGCCGGATTGGTTTTGTATTTCCTTCTAGAGTGGAGGGCGGGTTCCAACGAAGAGCCAGCTGAAGCTGAACCGCAAACACAAGGAGCTGCAGATCTCGCGTCCCATCAAGATCGAGTTGATTGA